The following coding sequences are from one Triticum aestivum cultivar Chinese Spring chromosome 5A, IWGSC CS RefSeq v2.1, whole genome shotgun sequence window:
- the LOC123104603 gene encoding peptidyl-prolyl cis-trans isomerase CYP21-1, which yields MLRKAAVGFLACLVLYLAFSSYPRSQRAAYVQLPAVTHRVYLDVEIDGQNIGRIVIGLYGEVVPKTVENFRALCTGEKGDGPKGKPLHYKGTPFHRIIPGFMIQGGDIVRGDGKARESIYGGTFPDENFSVKHTHPGVVAMANSGTDSNGSQFYITTIKTGWLDGEHVVFGRVIQGMDYVYAIEGGAGTYNGKPRKKVLITDSGEIPKEKWGEEAD from the exons ATGCTGCGGAAGGCGGCCGTCGGGTTCCTCGCCTGCCTCGTGCTCTACCTCGCCTTCTCCTCCTACCCCCGTAGCCAG AGGGCTGCATATGTTCAGTTACCAGCAGTTACTCACAGGGTATACCTGGACGTGGAAATTGATGGCCAAAATATAG GTAGAATTGTCATTGGTCTTTATGGGGAAGTTGTGCCAAAGACAGTTG AAAATTTTAGAGCCCTTTGTACAG GTGAAAAGGGTGATGGGCCCAAGGGTAAACCTCTTCACTATAAAGGAACACCATTTCATCGAATCATCCCAGGTTTCATGATTCAGGGTGGTGACATAGTTAGAGGTGATGGGAAAGCACGCGAATCTATATATGGAGGCACCTTCCCAGATGAGAATTTCAGTGTGAAACATACACATCCAG GTGTTGTTGCTATGGCAAATTCTGGAACTGATTCCAACGGATCCCAGTTCTACATAACCACAATCAAGACAGGCTG GTTGGATGGGGAGCATGTGGTCTTTGGCAGGGTGATTCAGGGAATGGATTATGTCTACGCCATTGAAGGGGGCGCAGGCACTTACAACGGCAAGCCGAGGAAGAAGGTGCTGATCACTGACTCTGGTGAGATACCCAAGGAGAAATGGGGCGAGGAAGCAGACTGA